TGGTTCGTCAGATTCCGGTCCCCGCACAGCATGCTGGAACCGTCGTCGGGAACAGCGTCAACGTTGAGGAAGTAGCTGATGTTCTTATCCGTCAACCCGCTCGTGAAGTTGGTCGGGCAGGTCCGGCTTTCTTCGTTGGGACACCAAAGGATACGTGGGGTGCCCAGTTCATTCGACACAACTTGGAAGTGTGGGAATACCAGGCCGCTGCCGATCTGCTCCAGAGTGCCCCCGTTGGTTACCGACACCTGCATGGGGAAACGATCGTCGTTGTCGATGGCCCAGGTCCTGAATGCCAGGCTGACTTGTTTCAAGCAGTTGGCACATCCAATTCTTGAGGGGCGGGCTCTGGATCTCATCAACGCAGGCAGGATGACGAAGGCCAGAATAGCCAGGATGGCGAGGACAATGAACAGGTCAACGATGGTGAAGGCACATGCCGATTTCCTCAGCGGCACTTCTCGAACTGCCCCGGCTCTCATGGCTTCATTAAAGCCGGCCAGCAGGTCTTGGCGAGAGATTTCTTGGCCGTGTCGCGTAGCGGCGTCTCGGCAGAGCGCCGCTGTTTTGGTCCAAGATCAGCGGCGCTCTGCCGAGACGCCGCTACGCAGGCTGGCCATCACCTGCGCCATCGCCAGCGCGGTCTGGGCCGCCTCCCGGCCCCGGTTGCGCTTCGGGTCGAGGCAGCGGGCGCGCGCCTGGTCCTCGTTCTCCAGCAGCAGCACCTCGTGGATCACCGGCACCTCGTGTGCCACCTGGATCTCCATCAGCGTCCGGCTCACCGCCTCCCCGATGTGCGCGGCGTGGACGGTTTCGCCGCGAAGGATGACCCCGAGGCAGATGATGGCGCTGAAAGGCGACGCGTGGTGCGTGGTGCGTGGTGCGTGGAGGGAGCCGGCCCGGGCGAGGCGCGCCGCCACCAGGGGAATCTCGTATGCTCCCGGCACCCGCACCACCTGGACGCCTCGCGCCCCCGCGCGCTTCAACTCCGCTGCCGCCGCCCGCAGCATGCTATCCACATAGCGCCCGTTGTAACGCGAGGCCACTATGGCAAACCGCGCGTCGCCTGCCCGGAATCGTCTCGACTTGATCGGTTTCAGCATAAACAGAACGGAGCCATGGAGTGCTGGAGCGGTGGAGCGGCGGGCGGGCCGGAAAGGGCAGCACGCCAATACTCCGTTACTCGGTCACTCCGCCGGTTCACAATAGGTGTCCGAGCTTGTCGCGCTTGGTTTTGAGATAGTGCGCGTTGTGCGGGTTGGGTTTGACCCGGATTGGGACCTGCTCGACGATTTCGAGGCCGTAGCCTTCCAGCCCCACAATCTTGCGCGGGTTATTCGTCAGCAACCGAATCTTGCGAAGGCCCAGGTCCGCCAGGATTTGCGCGCCCAATCCGTATTCGCGCAGGTCCATGTCGTAGCCGAGTTTCTGGTTGGCCTCGACGGTGTCGTAGCCTTGTTCCTGGAGCTTGTAGGCCTTGATTTTGGGCGCCAGGCCGATGCCCCGGCCTTCCTGGCGCATGTAAATCACCACGCCGCACCCCGCCTCCGCCACCTGCCGCATGGCCTGGTGCAACTGCGGCCCGCAATCGCACCGCCTCGATCCGAAGACGTCCCCCGTCAAACACTCGCTGTGGACCCGAACCAGCACGTTTCGTTTCCCCGCGACCTCGCCGCATACCAGCGCCAAATGGTGCTGCCCCTCGATCTTCGATCGGTAGAGGTGCAGGTCGAAATCCCCGTATTCTGTGGGCAGCTTTACCACTTCCACCCGCTCCACCAGTTTCTCCCGCTCGCGGCGGAACTGGATGAGGTCGGCGATGGAACAGATCTTCAGCCGGTGTTTCCGGGCGAACCTTACCAATTGGGGCAGCCGCGCCATGGTGCCGTCGTCGCTCATGATCTCGCAGATCACCCCGATGGGCCGGCAGCTCGCCAGGTGCACCAGGTCCACCGCCGCTTCGGTGTGCCCCGCCCGCTGCAGCACGCCGCCCGGCCGCGCCCGCAGCGGGAACACGTGCCCCGGTTGCACCAGGTCTTCCGGCACCGCGGTGGGGTCGGCCATCACCCGGATCGTCTCTGCCCGATCGGCGGCGCTAATGCCCGAGGTGATCCCGCGCGCCGCATCCACGCTGACCTGGAAGTCCGTTTTGAACGTTTCCCGGTTCTGGTGCACCATGCGTTCGATGCCCAGTTGCTGGAGGCGTTCCGAGGTGGTGGGCACGCAAATCAAGCCGCGCCCGTGTTTGGCCATGAAGTTCACCGCCGTCGGCGTCACGAATTGGCCGGCCATGATCAGGTCGCCTTCGTTCTCGCGATCGGCGTCGTCTACTACAATCACCATCTTCCCGCGCCGCAGGTCGGCGGCGACCGATTCGATGGAGTTAAACCGCTGCGTCATATTCCAGCCAAAGGCTACCGGAGCGTTCCATAATTGCCAGCTCCAAAAACTCTCCGGTTCAGACGGTGAGGCAGGTTTCCGTCGGGCCCGGCGCCCCGGGACGAACTGGGGTCCGTAAGAGGAGTCCCCCGCTCGTGTTCCGCTTGGGGCGGGGCCGGGAGATCGCCTTGGCCTTCCTGGCTTTGCAGCGGCTGCCTGGTTTCGTGGTCGTTACCGCGACGGATGATCCGGGTATCTGCTTGCCTCGTTTCGGGCGGTTTCCCTCAAGGCCTGGATCAACTCCAGGGTGAAGGTCTCACTGCGCCTGAGGGAGTTGGCGACGCGCTCGAACGGGGTGGCTCCGGGCTCCTTGGCCGGGTTCATAATGTCGCGCTCGAAGAGCTTGTCCACGGAAGGCGAGTGCAGGCGGGCCAGTGATTCTGCCAGCTTCGGCCAGCTCCACACATTCTGGTAACCCGTGCGCTGCTGCCAGGCGTCCAACGCATCCACGAAGCCCTCCAGCGCCGTCTTGACCCCGGTGCCTGATTCCGATGTGGCCACGTAGTCGAGGAAGGCGGCCTTGAGCCGGAGCATGCACACGAGGTCCGCCACGAAGCGCTCGGGATTGTCGAACAGCAGCCCCTTCAGCGGCCCGGCTTTGAGCTGGCGGTTCGGCAGTTGATCCAGGCGATCGGCGGCGACGCGCATCGCGGCGGTGTAACCCGATTCGAGGCTCTCCCATCCCTGCGCGATCAGCTCGCCCTGGCCCGGGATCAGGTCCTCGGCGAATCGCACGAAGTCCTCGCGGGCGATGGGCTGGCCGGTCGCGCCGCGCGCGAAGGCGAAGGTGTTGGGCAGTTGCACGCAGTGGGTCTGCGCATTGCCCATGACCCCGCGCGGGCCTTGGTTCTTGCCCGCCTCGCGCGCGCCGGCCACATCAAACCGTGTCATGGGCAGAGAAGGCTCGCCCTCGATTCGGCCGTAGTTGAACGAAATGACCTTGTCCGCCACGCCGACCTTCTCGGCATACTTGAGGCCGTTGGCGATGCCCCACGGCCTGGGGTCGAACTTCTTCAGAAGCGTCAGCGCCTCCACAAACTCCTCTTCCGTGCCGTAGTTGAACTTGCCGTCCCGATACCAGCGCCCGTAGGCGGGCCAGCCGACGTGGTTCCAGTAAACCAGCTCGATGCCCGGGCGGAGGCTGTCGAACATCTTGCGGTGCGCCACCAGCAGGTTGACGAACTCCTCGTTGGTCGAGCCGGGATAGCCGCCGGGATCGCTGTCAATGATCGCCACGCCATCCACCCTCGCGAGCGGGCGGAACAGTTCCCGGCGCCGCTCGATCAGTTGGCCCAGCGCCGCCGGGTCGCCCGGATTCACCCGCGTGTCGCAGTAGAAGAAATGCCGTTTCTCGAACGGCGCTTTGCGGGCTTCCTCGTCCTTGACGCCCACATTCGGGCAGAGGGCGATGTAGACCCGCATGCCGAGTTCGCTGTGGAGCATGTCAATCACCGCGGAGATCTTCTTGAGAGCGGCGCGGTCGCTCCGGGTCAGCGGCGAGGGCATGGTTTCGAGCACCGGCCAGATCATCACCGAGTTGTAGCCCAGCGCCTTCAACCCGCCGCAGTAGCCGCGGTAATCCTCCACCTTCCACGTGCGCGCCGCATAGGGGTAGTTGTAAGGCCAGTGCTGGTGGATGTACATGCCGACGAGACCGCGCGGCAGTTCCTCCGTCCGCCCGCCGGCGCCCGCCAGCACCCCAAGCAACCACAAAGCCGCCGCCAACTTTCCAATGGACCGCACTCGGCCACCGGGACTGCCCCCCGTCACAATTCTGCTTCGCATAGTCTTCCGTCCAGCTTCATTCCTATCTACTACAGATTTGGAGTG
The window above is part of the Candidatus Paceibacterota bacterium genome. Proteins encoded here:
- a CDS encoding bifunctional 3,4-dihydroxy-2-butanone-4-phosphate synthase/GTP cyclohydrolase II; this translates as MTQRFNSIESVAADLRRGKMVIVVDDADRENEGDLIMAGQFVTPTAVNFMAKHGRGLICVPTTSERLQQLGIERMVHQNRETFKTDFQVSVDAARGITSGISAADRAETIRVMADPTAVPEDLVQPGHVFPLRARPGGVLQRAGHTEAAVDLVHLASCRPIGVICEIMSDDGTMARLPQLVRFARKHRLKICSIADLIQFRREREKLVERVEVVKLPTEYGDFDLHLYRSKIEGQHHLALVCGEVAGKRNVLVRVHSECLTGDVFGSRRCDCGPQLHQAMRQVAEAGCGVVIYMRQEGRGIGLAPKIKAYKLQEQGYDTVEANQKLGYDMDLREYGLGAQILADLGLRKIRLLTNNPRKIVGLEGYGLEIVEQVPIRVKPNPHNAHYLKTKRDKLGHLL
- a CDS encoding type II secretion system protein, with protein sequence MRAGAVREVPLRKSACAFTIVDLFIVLAILAILAFVILPALMRSRARPSRIGCANCLKQVSLAFRTWAIDNDDRFPMQVSVTNGGTLEQIGSGLVFPHFQVVSNELGTPRILWCPNEESRTCPTNFTSGLTDKNISYFLNVDAVPDDGSSMLCGDRNLTNQAAGNAGFVAVGNGTRIGWTREIHSRSGYIAFGDGRVEGVRNGDPRTVVRTAEGGSNRLAIP
- the ribH gene encoding 6,7-dimethyl-8-ribityllumazine synthase, coding for MLKPIKSRRFRAGDARFAIVASRYNGRYVDSMLRAAAAELKRAGARGVQVVRVPGAYEIPLVAARLARAGSLHAPRTTHHASPFSAIICLGVILRGETVHAAHIGEAVSRTLMEIQVAHEVPVIHEVLLLENEDQARARCLDPKRNRGREAAQTALAMAQVMASLRSGVSAERR